The following DNA comes from Cylindrospermopsis curvispora GIHE-G1.
CTGTCTATAATAGTGTGATAGATGCTGCTGATAACTTAGATTATGAGATCACAGACGATCCGCAGCGGAGAGGCTTATTATTGGCTGTAAAATCTGGTTTAATAGTTGCAGACTCTGTTGCTTCTGGAATTTTTCGCATAGAAGGATCTAACGCTATTACTGCATGGGTTTCAGAAAACTTACATCGGACTGCAATAACACCAGAAGAAATAGAGAATAAGATCCTTCAACCTCGTTATAGACAAATTACACAGAAAACTGGTAAGCCATTTAGTTTGAAAAAATTTCAAGAAAAAGCACCAGAGTTGGACAAGCGGTTATTACTAATGAGTGGATGTGGGACTGGAAAAACAATTTTTGCTTATAAATGGCAACAAGGAGTAGTTAAAAAAATAGAAGTTGGTCGCGTAATTTTTCTGTATCCCACCAGAGGAACTGCCACGGAAGGATTTAAAGATTATGTATCATGGTGTCCAGAAACAGATGGTAGTTTATTAACAGGAACAGCAGCCTATGAACTTAAAGCAATGTTAGAAAATCCATCTGAATCAACCAAAGATAAGGACTTTACGACAGATGAACGGCTCTATGCTTTAGGATTCTGGGGTAAGCGTTTCTTTTCGGCTACTGTTGATCAATTTCTTTCTTTCTTAAATCATAACTATGCTGGATTAGTATTACTTCCAGTTTTAGTCGATTCTGTACTAGTTATTGATGAGATTCATAGTTTTTCCTCTAAAATGTTTGAATCTTTATTGAGTTTCTTGGAGCATTTTGATATTCCTGTTTTGTGTATGACTGCGACTCTATCTAGTTCACGAAAGAAAGCTTTAACATCAGACCTAGAAAGTAGAAAAATTGGACTGTGTGTCTTTCCTACAGAAGATAGACGCGAATTAGAAGAACTAGAGAAAGCAGAAAATCGTTCTAGATATAAAATATCTTTATCTAGTGAGCACACAGCTATTCAAGAAGCTATAAATGCTTTTGCGCAAGGTAAGAGAGTACTGTGGGTTGTCAACACTATCGATAGATGCCGTCAAAAAGCCAAGGAAATAGAACAGAAATTAGGAACCAACACTGAAGTTCTTATTTATCACAGTCGATTTAGATTAAAGGATAGAAAAGATAAGCATCAAAAAACAGTTAATGCCTTTCAATCTAGAAAACAAGGTGTCATTGCAATAACTACACAAGTTTGTGAAATGTCCTTAGATCTTGATGCAGATACTTTAGTTACAGAGGTAGCACCAATTTCTTCCATGGTACAACGGTTCGGCAGATCTAATCGTCATGGATTAATAGATTATTCTCAAATCTGGATTTATGAACCGCCTGATATTAAACCTTACAACAAGGAAGAAATTTCAAGTGCCAAATGTTTTATTTCCGCCGTGGAAGGTATAGTCTCTCAACAACACTTGGCCCAACAACTAGAACACTACTCTCCAAAAGAACGAATAGAACCATCTAGTTATTTTATAGAAGCTGGGTATTGGGCAACTTCAGAACCTTTTCGGGAAACAGATGATTATTCCATTAATGCTATTTTGGATACTGATTTAGATCTCTTTTTAAACCTAGGAGAAAATAAGAATCCAGATTCAGATGGCTATATTTTACCTATTCCCAAGAAGTTTGCCCATACTTATACCGGAAGTCGTCCAGATAATCTACCCAATTACTTGGCGATCGCCGACAGCAAGTATTACTGCCAAAAATACGGATTTGGAACATGAAAAAACAAAGTCTCAAAAAAGATATTGAACCAGATGTAATTGAAATCTCTTACCAGCTGAATGAATTGCCCTCTTGCCAACATCGTGCAGGACTGGCAGGATTGGTGCTGATGGTTCAGCAGATGTCTAAACAAACTTGGATTGAACAAAGACAAGGATATATAGCTGAGTTAATTGGTTTAGAAAAGTCCGGTGTTAACCTAAAAATTAACTTCGAGGGAGTAAAGTCCTTACTTGATTTTGCTTATGAATCTTTTAAGGAGGAGAGATCTACACAAACAAAAATTAAAGATTATGATCGAGTAGAAGAAGTATCATTTGAAATCAATGGTAAAAGCACTTTAAAGAAAATGTACTATTATTCAGTAATAGTGCCTCAAGGAGCATTTTTATCATATTGGGATGATTCAGTGTCGGAGGATAATAAGGGACTATGGATAAAGTTGTGGCGTGATATGCTTTGGAATGTTATGAGGGGAGTTCCTGCTACTCGTAATCCTTTTAATAACAGGTGTGATGGTATGTCCTACACCCAAGATGCTGAGGAGATATGGAAAGATTTAATTCAACCAAATAAAACTACAGGACAATCAGGAAATTATTATTTAGCTGCTATGGCAAAAACAGCGGATAATATACCGACCCAGGATTTAACCAGATATCAATTTCTTTTGCATTTTGCTCCATTTGTTTTTCAAATTTACCGACCTTCTAAGATCAATAGTGATGGAAAACCCGATTTTGATAGTTATGCTATCGTAGTTCCAGATATTGCTGATTTAAAGCGATTTTGTCAAGAATTTCCTCAGCTATTAAAACAAAGAGATAATACAAAAGCAGGATACTTACCTAAAGAAGCAGTAATTGATTTAGTTGAAGAGGGAGCCTTAGATGTTTTTCTTTTACAAGATAGGTTAGCTCGTCTAACTGGAGAAAAGAAAAGTAGAAACTCCATATTAGGAGCTGAGATATTTAATGCTGAAAAAGCGGGTAATAGCGTTAAATTTCATTTAATTAGTTATATTAAACCTGTTGTAAAAATGACAGATCGCTATGCTCAAATCAAGGATAGTTATTGGTGTCCTTGGTTTCGTAAACAGAGATTACTTAACTTAGTAAATTCCTATCTTGACACCAATTATTCTCAAGAAGAAATTCAAGAAATTCCCCCATGGAATGGATTTGATGGACTTTTAAGTCGCATCCCTAAAAAATGGCTTGAAAACCGTTATTTTAGTCATGATGCTCGTCAATTATTTCAACAAGAAATATTAAACCAAGGAGAAACTAACATGACTTCAGAAACTGTTAATGTCCGTCCTTATGCTCAGATTGTTTACAATGTTTGTGATAATTATATATCCAGAAAACTATGGGATAAATATCGTTTAAAATGGGATAAATCTTGGGATAAATCCAAAATTGAATCCTATAATGAAAAAAAGGATAAAATAGCGAATGAGGCTTTTCTAGCTGTCCGTTCTCGTACTGAATCTCAGTCATTTATAGATTATTTTGTCTCTACCCTTTATCCCTTTATTAAGAAGGATGAATTCGTTGAGTTTGCTGATAACCTTTTTAATAAAACTGAGGAAATTAGATCATTAACCTTATTAGCTCTCTCCAGCCACTTTTCCATAAAGTAAAGATTAGCATGAGAGATAAAAAAGCTTTGTATGCCAATCATAGCTTTATTTTTTTAAATCTTTCCCTTTGATGCCATCTGGTGTAAATTCAGCAAATTCAAACCAAATAACCAAAAAGGAATTAATTTACAATGAGTAAAAATCAAAACCTAAATCTTTTTGCCACTGTTCTTACCTATTCTGCTCCTGCGGGTAACTATAGAGGAGAATCGGAAGAGAATAGAACAGTTTTACAGAAAATTAGCAAACAGGGTCAAAAGTATGCAGTAATTAGTCCAGAATCGCTCCGGAATGCACTTAGAGAAACTTTAATCTTACTCAATCAACCAAATAATCGCACTAGATTACACACTGAAGATCAATTGGCTGTAGAGTTTAAAGAATATCCTAATGCTAATAAATATGCAGATGACTTTTTGTTTGGTTATATGGTCGCACAAACCAATGATGTAAAAAAAATGAAGGAATTATCATTACCGCCAAAAAGAGATAGTATTTTTCGTTGTAACATGGCAGTTGCATTAAGCCCTTATAAATATGATGCTGTATTTCATCAATCTCCTCTAAATGCAGGAAAAAGCCCATGGAAAAACGCAAGTAGTTCTGCTTTAATATATAGAGAAGTAACCCATACATCATTTCAATATCCTTTTGCCCTATCACAAAGAGATTGTTTAGAAAAACCAGAGTGGGTTCGAGCATTATTACATGCAATTTCACAATTAAATAGAGTTGCGGGAGGACATGCTAGAGCATATTATGAGTTTGCTCCATGTTCAGTAGTAGTGCGATTAACTCCTAAATTGGTTGCAGGTTATAAAACTTATGGCTTTGAAGAGGATGGTAGTTTTCCCGAACTAAAGAGATTAAGTTCAGGAACTGATGTAAAAGACCTACCAGGAAATGAATTTTGGGTTGGCGGAGAAATTGTCAGGAAAATGAGTGAAGCAGAGAAATCTCGATTAATTCAGGCAAATGTTAACCTCTTCAATAATCCTGAACAATTATTTGAAAACCTAGCAAATCAATTTTTAGGAGATGGGACAAGTGTTTCTTCTTATTGAAGCTCCTTTCGCAGCATTTAGACCATTTCAGTCTGGATCTTATCGCTCTACAACTCCTGTACCATCTCCCACTACTGTTTATGGTATGTTGCTAAACTTCGCAGGAATTGAGCAGAGATCCGCTACGGATCAGGCTATTACCTTGATTAAGGATGATTTACCTTCAATCGAAATTGCCGTAGGTATTCCTCATCTTCCCGATAAACCTAAAGCTGAGATTGGCATTCTATCCCAGCAACTGCATCATTATCCAGTAGGTGATTCAGGGAAAAAAGAACTTGCTACTAAAACTTATGGTAATAAATACTGGATTGCGCCAGTCCGTCGAGAGGTAATTATTAACCTCAAACTAATAGTAGGAGTTAGAGCCGAGGAATACTTATGTAATCGTATACTAAGCGGATTGAATGGAGAATTGGAAGATAGACGCTATGGAATTCCATTTGCAGGGGATAATAATTTTTTGTTTGACAATATTGAACTGATTGATAGACCACCCTGTACGAGATGGTACTGTCAACTAGATAACGGAACTTATCCAGAAAGGAGAATTTGTCGACTAACTACTTGGATCAACCGAGCAGATAATACTAAGACTAGAATTCGAGTTTTTTATCCCACTGATTTTGTTATTGAACCACCAGAATCTGCTTGGTCTAAATTACCCATAGGGCAATAATATGGAAACGCAATAACTGTGTTTAACTCTTACTACTAATCCTCCTAATCCCAAATCCACTGATTTTCGCATCATTAATATACATGATTCTGAGTATCTCGATAATTCATAAAGCGTATAATAGTCTTGCGAAATTTTAATAATGCAAGCATCTCTAATTGTTCAGTAAAAAAATAGAACAGATCCTCAAGAAGTCTCGCAGAATATGCTTTTGAAGAATTTGAGGATGAAATAGATGCTTGTATTTTGTCTGAAAGTAAGTAAGGATAAGGGATTCAAGTTATATAGGGAGCATGTAAAATTCACTTTTCAAGCAAAATTTGTTCATTTTCTTGCATTTCAGATCAGGTGCTTGTAAAATGACCATAGAAAGGCTTCTGGAACTGGTTTTCAGCTACCGCCCTGTTTCAACCTTTGATGCCATTAGGCGTTGATCACTTTCGTGGTTAAAAACAAAAAACTATCGAAATAGTTCTGTTTCAACCTTTGATGCCATTAGGCGTTGATCACGTAAATTAAATGAGTTAAATCTTGAAAATTTGACTCTGTTTCAACCTTTGATGCCATTAGGCGTTGATCACCACGTGCATCCCTGTTACCCTGACGCGCGTCTAGCAACTGTTTCAACCTTTGATGCCATTAGGCGTTGATCACGCTAGATGAGTACACGTATTTCAGTGGTCTAGGACTGTTTCAACCTTTGATGCCATTAGGCGTTGATCACAATACCTGGTAGCGGTTGACATGACCAAAACCTTTACCTCTGTTTCAACCTTTGATGCCATTAGGCGTTGATCACGATAAATACTGGTTGGTAAGTACAATAGCGTATAATCTGTTTCAACCTTTGATGCCATTAGGCGTTGATCACAGCGGCAGAACAACCGAGCCAGTACAGGCGATAGCTGTTTCAACCTTTGATGCCATTAGGCGTTGATCACAGACCACCATGGTCGGTTCGAGTCCCATGGCGGCTGTTTCAACCTTTGATGCCATTAGGCGTTGATCACGGCGCTCGGGGAACCACGTAGCGCGATATCACACCATCTGTTTCAACCTTTGATGCCATTAGGCGTTGATCACTGTATATAGACAATAAGTTAGCACCAAGCTGGAACTGTTTCAACCTTTGATGCCATTAGGCGTTGATCACCAGATAATAGCAGTAGTGATAACAACATCAGTATATTCTATCGCTGGTCTCCCCACTTAGTATGTGGGGTTTGTTTTTCCCATAGGCGACCCTGTTAGTCCAAAAAACTTAGGGGATGCGATCGCAAAAGCGCTACCTAGAAAGCTATCCGAACTACTGTCCTCAGATATCCAATAAGGATGTCTAATTTCTAAAGAATAGACTGAATATAAGAGCGATCGCCCATCCGAGAAAAACTACTGTTATGAAATCAGTATTACCTATATCTCTAACTCATGAGAAGACCCACGAGTTAGGTCGTTTCTATTGATTCCACTTCCGAGAGGGAAGCGCACATGAACACCACCACCATGAACGTTTCCATTGATTCCACTTCCCAGAGGGAAGCGCACTCCAGAAAAAAGTAA
Coding sequences within:
- the cas3 gene encoding CRISPR-associated helicase Cas3' — its product is MTPHKLLAKSLISGRSPLTLEQHLKDTENAVIAIFKYRILNNWCRFFKIQNPDNFLIHLRIAALFHDIGKANQEFDSLIKGKKRDQALRHEWISALILHLPNMRQWLKPSQLDLDIITASVLCHHLQASPSQRGFVKPFGRSRTLAQEVKLYLQDPQIEVILKRIGELAKVAGIPLLPDRWNTSNPLWESVYNSVIDAADNLDYEITDDPQRRGLLLAVKSGLIVADSVASGIFRIEGSNAITAWVSENLHRTAITPEEIENKILQPRYRQITQKTGKPFSLKKFQEKAPELDKRLLLMSGCGTGKTIFAYKWQQGVVKKIEVGRVIFLYPTRGTATEGFKDYVSWCPETDGSLLTGTAAYELKAMLENPSESTKDKDFTTDERLYALGFWGKRFFSATVDQFLSFLNHNYAGLVLLPVLVDSVLVIDEIHSFSSKMFESLLSFLEHFDIPVLCMTATLSSSRKKALTSDLESRKIGLCVFPTEDRRELEELEKAENRSRYKISLSSEHTAIQEAINAFAQGKRVLWVVNTIDRCRQKAKEIEQKLGTNTEVLIYHSRFRLKDRKDKHQKTVNAFQSRKQGVIAITTQVCEMSLDLDADTLVTEVAPISSMVQRFGRSNRHGLIDYSQIWIYEPPDIKPYNKEEISSAKCFISAVEGIVSQQHLAQQLEHYSPKERIEPSSYFIEAGYWATSEPFRETDDYSINAILDTDLDLFLNLGENKNPDSDGYILPIPKKFAHTYTGSRPDNLPNYLAIADSKYYCQKYGFGT
- the cmx8 gene encoding type I-MYXAN CRISPR-associated protein Cmx8 encodes the protein MKKQSLKKDIEPDVIEISYQLNELPSCQHRAGLAGLVLMVQQMSKQTWIEQRQGYIAELIGLEKSGVNLKINFEGVKSLLDFAYESFKEERSTQTKIKDYDRVEEVSFEINGKSTLKKMYYYSVIVPQGAFLSYWDDSVSEDNKGLWIKLWRDMLWNVMRGVPATRNPFNNRCDGMSYTQDAEEIWKDLIQPNKTTGQSGNYYLAAMAKTADNIPTQDLTRYQFLLHFAPFVFQIYRPSKINSDGKPDFDSYAIVVPDIADLKRFCQEFPQLLKQRDNTKAGYLPKEAVIDLVEEGALDVFLLQDRLARLTGEKKSRNSILGAEIFNAEKAGNSVKFHLISYIKPVVKMTDRYAQIKDSYWCPWFRKQRLLNLVNSYLDTNYSQEEIQEIPPWNGFDGLLSRIPKKWLENRYFSHDARQLFQQEILNQGETNMTSETVNVRPYAQIVYNVCDNYISRKLWDKYRLKWDKSWDKSKIESYNEKKDKIANEAFLAVRSRTESQSFIDYFVSTLYPFIKKDEFVEFADNLFNKTEEIRSLTLLALSSHFSIK
- a CDS encoding type I-B CRISPR-associated protein Cas7/Cst2/DevR — translated: MSKNQNLNLFATVLTYSAPAGNYRGESEENRTVLQKISKQGQKYAVISPESLRNALRETLILLNQPNNRTRLHTEDQLAVEFKEYPNANKYADDFLFGYMVAQTNDVKKMKELSLPPKRDSIFRCNMAVALSPYKYDAVFHQSPLNAGKSPWKNASSSALIYREVTHTSFQYPFALSQRDCLEKPEWVRALLHAISQLNRVAGGHARAYYEFAPCSVVVRLTPKLVAGYKTYGFEEDGSFPELKRLSSGTDVKDLPGNEFWVGGEIVRKMSEAEKSRLIQANVNLFNNPEQLFENLANQFLGDGTSVSSY
- the cas5 gene encoding type I-MYXAN CRISPR-associated protein Cas5/Cmx5/DevS, whose amino-acid sequence is MGQVFLLIEAPFAAFRPFQSGSYRSTTPVPSPTTVYGMLLNFAGIEQRSATDQAITLIKDDLPSIEIAVGIPHLPDKPKAEIGILSQQLHHYPVGDSGKKELATKTYGNKYWIAPVRREVIINLKLIVGVRAEEYLCNRILSGLNGELEDRRYGIPFAGDNNFLFDNIELIDRPPCTRWYCQLDNGTYPERRICRLTTWINRADNTKTRIRVFYPTDFVIEPPESAWSKLPIGQ